A section of the Agarivorans litoreus genome encodes:
- a CDS encoding 4Fe-4S dicluster domain-containing protein — MALSITKSCIACYACKEVCPSKAITSGDKQFAVIAHRCDECANNVNGAQCAQICPVENAIVDANGCALNPPGSLTGLPQEANVIALS; from the coding sequence ATGGCCTTATCAATTACTAAGTCATGTATAGCGTGTTATGCCTGTAAAGAGGTTTGCCCCAGTAAAGCCATTACCAGCGGCGATAAACAATTTGCGGTTATTGCTCACCGCTGTGATGAGTGTGCAAACAATGTTAATGGTGCTCAATGTGCTCAAATTTGCCCCGTTGAAAACGCCATTGTGGATGCAAACGGTTGTGCGTTAAATCCTCCTGGTTCGTTAACTGGTTTACCCCAAGAAGCCAACGTTATTGCCTTAAGTTAG
- a CDS encoding nitrogen fixation protein NifQ, producing the protein MEIQTLQETTSFIGTQWQQALSRVCPPMSIHNRNWFKMIIHSQLNGQAELPYGLGLDNASYMDLKRAIASDDISKQEILWKQPFKAGLRKRAQVLEEVFELRMQERNELSALLFAHCNDKVPFAFQMAIIVATACLSKSHLWHSLGLHNRSELGELLKYNFPLLHQQNTNNMRWKRFFYRQLCQQGGDYVCRAPSCQECSSYSECFVD; encoded by the coding sequence ATGGAAATACAAACTCTTCAAGAAACCACTAGTTTTATAGGTACACAGTGGCAACAAGCTTTATCTCGGGTTTGCCCGCCAATGTCTATACATAATAGAAACTGGTTTAAGATGATCATTCATAGCCAATTAAATGGCCAAGCCGAACTGCCTTATGGTCTTGGCTTAGATAATGCCAGTTATATGGACTTAAAACGGGCAATTGCTAGTGACGATATTAGTAAACAAGAGATTTTGTGGAAACAGCCCTTTAAAGCGGGATTGCGTAAACGCGCTCAAGTACTAGAAGAAGTATTTGAACTACGCATGCAAGAGCGCAACGAGCTAAGTGCGCTGCTATTTGCTCATTGCAACGACAAAGTGCCTTTTGCCTTTCAAATGGCAATTATTGTGGCCACTGCCTGTTTATCTAAATCGCATCTTTGGCATAGCTTAGGACTGCACAACCGTAGTGAACTTGGCGAATTACTTAAGTACAACTTTCCGTTATTACATCAGCAAAATACCAATAACATGCGTTGGAAACGGTTCTTTTACCGGCAGCTCTGCCAACAAGGTGGGGACTATGTTTGTAGAGCACCTAGTTGTCAGGAATGTTCATCCTATTCCGAATGCTTTGTTGATTAA
- a CDS encoding TOBE domain-containing protein — protein sequence MTLRELNNTKQPLIGKIKLCSELGPFLSDKRIKLLEAITEYGSLSAAAKSIPMSYKAAWDALDAINNLSEQPLVIKKSGGKYGGGTQLTDYGIGLLSLYRALELEYQQAFEQLKSRISDPCDEQLNIVEFRQLMRRMSLRCSARNQLLGQVVLIEKKAVNCLVNVAISRHLTVKALLSMESVEELNLTLGSEVLCLIKASQVSIRKGADNAKSDTNKFIGRVSRINKGPDNLDISVQLAEQKNLSAIVPSVLEEQLGITEQCQVAVSFSASAVIICSY from the coding sequence ATGACCTTAAGAGAACTTAACAATACCAAGCAACCTCTGATTGGAAAAATAAAGCTTTGTAGTGAGCTAGGTCCCTTTCTTAGTGATAAACGAATAAAGCTTTTAGAGGCCATTACAGAATACGGTTCTTTAAGTGCAGCGGCTAAATCAATTCCTATGTCTTATAAAGCGGCTTGGGATGCACTTGATGCAATTAATAACTTATCTGAACAGCCATTGGTCATTAAAAAAAGTGGCGGTAAATATGGTGGTGGAACGCAGTTGACTGATTACGGAATCGGCCTGTTGAGTTTATACCGAGCCTTAGAACTTGAGTACCAACAAGCCTTCGAGCAATTAAAATCTCGAATTAGTGATCCCTGCGATGAGCAACTAAACATAGTTGAGTTTAGACAGCTTATGCGCCGCATGAGTTTACGATGCAGTGCAAGAAATCAATTACTTGGGCAAGTTGTGTTAATTGAAAAAAAAGCAGTTAACTGTTTGGTTAACGTAGCAATAAGCCGCCACCTTACCGTTAAGGCCTTACTGTCTATGGAATCTGTAGAAGAGCTAAATCTTACACTAGGCAGCGAAGTATTGTGCTTGATAAAAGCCTCACAAGTAAGCATACGCAAAGGTGCAGATAACGCTAAAAGTGATACTAACAAATTTATAGGGAGGGTTAGCCGCATCAACAAAGGGCCAGACAACTTGGACATTAGTGTCCAGCTAGCCGAACAAAAAAACTTATCCGCTATTGTTCCTAGCGTACTTGAGGAACAACTGGGCATAACAGAGCAGTGCCAAGTAGCCGTTTCTTTTAGTGCATCTGCAGTCATTATTTGTAGTTATTAA
- the modA gene encoding molybdate ABC transporter substrate-binding protein: MKKLLSKLCVSWVLLVVATLKVTSLQATEIKAAVAANFYKPVLTLVDHYQKETGHHVQVSAGSTGKLYAQIKNGAPFEVFLAADQQRPRLLVEEGLAVPSIQFTYALGSLVLWSNNPELVDGKGEILKEELKHIAICNPKTAPYGAAAVSAMKNLGVYNKLEPKFVEGQSVGQTYQQISSGAVDLGFVALSQVLVDKQLNGGSLWLVPNELYSPIKQDAVLLKQGSNNAAAKQFLAYLQTEQSKQLIRDFGYDVK; this comes from the coding sequence ATGAAAAAACTATTAAGCAAGTTATGTGTTAGTTGGGTTTTACTGGTTGTAGCTACATTAAAGGTAACAAGCCTTCAAGCTACAGAGATTAAAGCAGCTGTTGCTGCAAATTTTTATAAACCTGTTTTGACCTTGGTCGATCACTACCAAAAAGAAACCGGGCATCACGTTCAAGTGTCTGCTGGTTCAACGGGTAAGTTATACGCACAGATTAAAAATGGTGCGCCTTTTGAGGTGTTTTTAGCCGCTGACCAACAACGACCTAGATTATTAGTGGAAGAGGGATTAGCAGTGCCAAGTATCCAGTTTACCTATGCCCTTGGCTCTTTGGTGCTTTGGTCGAACAACCCAGAGTTAGTGGACGGCAAAGGTGAAATACTAAAAGAAGAATTAAAGCATATCGCTATTTGTAACCCTAAAACGGCTCCCTATGGGGCTGCGGCGGTTAGCGCAATGAAAAATCTTGGTGTTTACAACAAACTTGAGCCCAAATTTGTAGAGGGGCAATCTGTTGGACAAACCTACCAACAAATTAGTTCTGGCGCTGTTGATCTGGGTTTTGTTGCTTTATCCCAAGTACTCGTTGATAAGCAGTTAAATGGCGGCTCGCTATGGTTAGTGCCAAATGAACTGTACTCACCAATTAAACAAGACGCAGTGTTACTTAAGCAAGGCAGTAACAATGCGGCCGCAAAACAATTTTTAGCTTATTTGCAAACAGAACAATCTAAGCAGCTAATTAGAGATTTTGGATACGACGTTAAGTAG
- the modB gene encoding molybdate ABC transporter permease subunit, protein MPDITVVYLTLKLACVVTLVLLIIATPLAWWMSQTQSPLKSLIGAMFALPLVLPPTVLGFYLLLLLGPNGPLGSLSEQLGIGRLPFTFTGIVIACVVHTLPFVVQPMQNAFEAIGKRPLEVAMTLRANSWQVFWKVAFPLARPGFFAAAILGFCHTIGEFGVVLMIGGNIPGETRVMSIEIYNHVEALEYGQAHWLAGGMLLFSFVALLIIYSLNDFTKQRLKLCA, encoded by the coding sequence ATGCCCGATATAACTGTGGTTTATCTAACGCTTAAGTTGGCCTGTGTTGTTACCTTGGTGTTACTGATTATTGCCACCCCATTGGCATGGTGGATGTCACAAACTCAATCACCTTTAAAGTCACTAATAGGGGCGATGTTTGCCTTGCCCTTGGTGTTACCGCCAACCGTGTTGGGTTTTTACCTGCTACTGCTGCTTGGGCCAAACGGCCCCTTAGGTAGCTTATCTGAGCAACTAGGAATAGGGAGATTGCCATTCACTTTTACCGGCATTGTGATTGCTTGTGTTGTGCATACCTTGCCGTTTGTAGTGCAGCCGATGCAAAACGCCTTTGAAGCGATCGGTAAACGACCTTTAGAGGTGGCTATGACATTACGCGCTAACTCTTGGCAAGTATTTTGGAAGGTCGCGTTTCCCCTCGCTAGACCGGGATTTTTTGCCGCTGCCATTTTAGGTTTTTGCCACACCATTGGTGAGTTTGGTGTTGTGCTAATGATTGGCGGCAATATTCCCGGTGAAACCCGAGTGATGTCGATAGAAATTTATAACCATGTTGAGGCATTAGAATATGGTCAAGCGCATTGGTTAGCTGGCGGAATGTTGCTGTTTTCGTTTGTTGCTTTGCTAATTATCTACAGCTTGAACGATTTTACGAAACAGAGGCTTAAACTATGTGCTTAG
- the modC gene encoding molybdenum ABC transporter ATP-binding protein, producing MCLEFQLHSQRDDFTLNIELTLPQTGVSALFGPSGSGKTSCLRAMAGLDRFSGGYFSVNGEVWQDDKQGIYLATHQREIGYVFQEASLFPHLNVEQNLLFGHRLTCPNKRKVSISDTCELLSISHLLTRRPSCLSGGERQRVAIARALLSSPKLLLMDEPLSALDATLKHEIIPYLERLHQQLSIPVVYVSHDTEEVERLADYMVILSAGEVVEQYFTKAKNKQHVKLVPRLKVS from the coding sequence ATGTGCTTAGAATTTCAATTGCACAGCCAGCGTGATGACTTTACCTTGAACATTGAGCTTACTTTGCCCCAAACCGGTGTATCTGCTTTGTTTGGCCCTTCGGGTTCTGGTAAAACCTCGTGTTTACGCGCAATGGCTGGTTTAGATCGTTTTAGTGGTGGCTATTTTTCAGTTAATGGTGAGGTTTGGCAAGATGATAAGCAAGGGATCTATCTTGCTACTCATCAACGAGAAATTGGCTATGTATTCCAAGAAGCCAGCTTATTTCCGCATCTAAATGTAGAACAAAACTTGTTGTTTGGTCACCGCTTAACCTGTCCCAATAAACGAAAAGTAAGTATTAGCGATACCTGTGAATTACTGAGTATTTCGCACTTATTAACACGCAGGCCCAGTTGCTTATCGGGGGGGGAGCGTCAGCGCGTTGCAATTGCACGGGCCTTGCTAAGTTCACCTAAGTTATTGTTAATGGACGAACCTCTTTCGGCCTTAGACGCCACGCTAAAACATGAAATAATTCCCTACTTGGAAAGACTGCACCAACAGCTATCTATTCCGGTTGTGTATGTTAGCCACGATACAGAAGAAGTGGAGCGTTTAGCAGATTACATGGTGATATTGTCGGCTGGTGAGGTTGTGGAGCAATATTTCACTAAGGCTAAAAATAAGCAACATGTAAAGTTAGTTCCACGGCTTAAAGTTAGCTAG
- a CDS encoding ABC transporter substrate-binding protein, translating into MKKTILSLASGAALLAASFSSSAAEKLTLQLKWVTQAQFAGYYVALDKGYYKDLGIDLTIKPGGPDIAPAQVLAGGGADIVVDWLPSALATREKGLPLVNIGQIYGKSGMMLTCLKDSGIATPADFAGKTLGVWFFGNEYPFLSWMSKLGYSTTGGTDGVTVLKQGFNVDPIFQGQADCVSTMTYNEYGQVLDGGLTPEELVLFKYEEEGVATLEDGLYVLEDNLKDPKKLDAYAKFLKATIKGWEWAAANPEDAGLIVLEYDDTGAQTEAHQIRMAKEVAKLLSNSDKGVGYLEPAAFERTVSILLDSDSTPVITKQPEGAYTHIVFDAAAKL; encoded by the coding sequence ATGAAAAAAACGATACTTTCTTTAGCATCAGGCGCAGCACTATTAGCCGCTAGTTTTAGTAGCAGCGCTGCAGAAAAACTAACACTACAATTAAAGTGGGTAACGCAGGCACAGTTTGCCGGTTATTACGTGGCCTTAGATAAAGGTTACTATAAAGACCTTGGCATCGATCTCACCATTAAACCCGGCGGGCCAGATATTGCCCCCGCTCAGGTATTAGCCGGCGGCGGTGCCGATATTGTTGTAGACTGGCTACCTTCCGCCTTGGCTACACGTGAAAAAGGACTGCCACTAGTGAATATTGGTCAAATTTACGGTAAATCTGGCATGATGCTTACCTGTCTTAAAGACAGCGGCATTGCCACTCCAGCCGATTTCGCGGGTAAAACCCTAGGAGTATGGTTCTTCGGTAACGAATATCCCTTCCTAAGTTGGATGTCTAAATTAGGTTACTCTACAACAGGCGGGACCGACGGGGTAACCGTGCTTAAGCAAGGTTTCAATGTAGACCCTATCTTCCAAGGACAAGCCGATTGTGTATCGACGATGACCTACAACGAGTACGGTCAAGTACTCGATGGCGGTTTAACGCCAGAAGAGTTAGTGCTGTTTAAATACGAAGAAGAAGGCGTTGCCACGTTAGAAGATGGCTTATACGTATTAGAAGACAATTTAAAGGATCCAAAAAAATTAGACGCTTATGCAAAATTCTTAAAAGCTACCATAAAAGGCTGGGAGTGGGCAGCAGCTAACCCTGAAGATGCGGGCCTTATCGTATTAGAATATGACGACACTGGCGCGCAAACCGAAGCCCACCAGATTCGCATGGCTAAGGAAGTGGCTAAACTACTGAGCAATAGCGACAAAGGTGTTGGTTATTTAGAGCCAGCTGCTTTTGAACGCACGGTTAGTATACTGCTTGATAGCGATTCAACGCCAGTGATAACAAAACAACCTGAAGGCGCATATACCCACATTGTATTTGATGCCGCCGCCAAACTATAA
- a CDS encoding ABC transporter permease: protein MPKSLINLLLLAVLACQLVLLTKAESGFYNQHPAWLLLLIACSAAASCLLTRLTLLCQHLPSKQAVIKPLIPGLFAFMLLLFWQSIVVGYAISPVLLPAPSAIFNALINNLPILWADFKQTYLKAVLAGYFIGCLSGFVVAQWAVKSAFLRRGLVPLGNFMSAIPIVGIAPIMVMWFGFDWQSKAAVIVVMTFFPMFINSLTGLQSCDAIHKDLMHTYAASKTQTFVKSQLPQALPFIFNALKLNATLALIGAIVAEFFGTPIVGMGFRISTEVGRMNMDMVWATIVVAAIAGSLSYGALALLEKSLLFWHPSFRGNK, encoded by the coding sequence ATGCCTAAATCGTTAATCAATTTATTACTGCTGGCTGTGTTAGCGTGCCAATTAGTATTATTGACTAAAGCCGAAAGCGGTTTTTACAACCAACATCCGGCTTGGTTATTATTGTTAATTGCCTGTTCTGCTGCTGCCAGCTGTTTACTCACTCGGCTAACACTATTGTGCCAACATCTCCCCAGCAAGCAAGCCGTTATCAAGCCGTTAATTCCCGGTCTGTTTGCCTTTATGTTATTGCTGTTTTGGCAGAGTATTGTTGTGGGTTATGCTATTTCACCGGTGTTACTACCTGCACCTAGCGCCATTTTTAACGCCTTAATCAACAACCTACCAATACTTTGGGCAGACTTTAAACAAACCTATTTAAAGGCTGTATTGGCTGGTTATTTCATCGGCTGCTTATCAGGCTTTGTGGTTGCCCAGTGGGCAGTTAAAAGCGCTTTTTTACGCAGAGGATTAGTGCCTCTGGGGAACTTTATGTCGGCCATTCCAATTGTGGGAATTGCGCCAATAATGGTCATGTGGTTCGGCTTCGACTGGCAGTCAAAGGCGGCCGTAATTGTAGTAATGACCTTCTTCCCCATGTTCATCAATAGCCTAACAGGATTACAATCTTGCGATGCTATTCATAAAGACTTAATGCACACCTATGCGGCAAGCAAAACGCAAACCTTCGTCAAGAGCCAATTACCACAAGCCTTACCGTTTATTTTTAATGCGCTAAAACTCAACGCTACTTTGGCGTTGATTGGCGCAATTGTGGCAGAGTTCTTTGGCACTCCCATTGTGGGAATGGGTTTTCGTATTTCTACTGAAGTGGGAAGAATGAATATGGATATGGTTTGGGCCACCATTGTGGTCGCGGCTATTGCTGGTTCATTAAGTTATGGGGCTTTGGCCCTGCTCGAGAAATCCTTGCTATTTTGGCACCCCTCATTCCGAGGAAACAAGTAA
- a CDS encoding ABC transporter permease produces the protein MKKYLTDSQWFSLMILVVAIIGIWYLAALIMNGNQLINTLERKKQDWTYSQVLQQAYQVKRPMLPAPHQVAMELKKSVFERSISSKRSLVFHSFITLNSTLLGFLLGSILGIVIAIGIVHSKTLDASLMPWVIASQTIPILAIAPIIVVVLGALNITGVVPKAIISMYLSFFPVTIGMVKGLRASDTLHQELMYTYNASALQTFWKLRWYSAQPYLFASLKVAIAAALVGAIVAELPTGAQGGLGARLLSGSYYGQTEQIWAALIMAALLGSLLVWLVGVAERALLKRRGGLANA, from the coding sequence GTGAAAAAATACTTAACAGACAGCCAGTGGTTTTCGTTAATGATCTTAGTTGTCGCCATTATCGGTATTTGGTATTTGGCGGCCTTGATCATGAACGGCAATCAGCTTATTAATACGCTTGAGCGCAAAAAACAGGATTGGACCTATAGCCAAGTTTTGCAGCAAGCTTATCAGGTAAAACGTCCAATGCTACCAGCGCCACATCAAGTCGCCATGGAGTTGAAAAAATCAGTATTTGAACGCTCGATTAGCTCAAAACGCTCATTAGTTTTTCACAGCTTTATCACACTCAACTCTACCCTACTAGGTTTCTTATTGGGTTCAATTTTAGGCATTGTTATCGCCATAGGCATTGTGCACAGCAAAACACTTGATGCCAGCTTAATGCCCTGGGTTATTGCTTCACAAACTATCCCTATTTTAGCTATCGCGCCAATTATTGTGGTGGTATTGGGCGCCTTAAATATTACCGGTGTTGTTCCTAAAGCGATCATTTCAATGTATTTGTCATTCTTCCCCGTCACCATTGGTATGGTAAAAGGGTTACGCGCCTCAGATACCCTGCACCAAGAGCTTATGTACACCTATAACGCCAGCGCTTTACAAACCTTTTGGAAGCTACGTTGGTATTCAGCTCAACCCTATTTGTTTGCCAGTTTGAAAGTAGCGATTGCCGCTGCCTTAGTGGGCGCAATTGTTGCCGAGTTGCCAACAGGTGCACAAGGCGGACTGGGGGCTCGTTTACTCAGTGGTTCCTATTACGGGCAAACCGAGCAAATATGGGCCGCGCTAATTATGGCCGCTTTGCTCGGTTCCTTGCTAGTTTGGTTAGTTGGTGTTGCTGAACGAGCCTTACTTAAACGCCGTGGAGGGCTAGCCAATGCCTAA